CTCTCGTCATACACCGGGACACAACGGTGTTTGATTTTACGCAGGGTCAACAGGATTTTCTCTTCCTGGAAATCGTCACTAAACCCGGAAACATCCACCATGGGGGTCATGAGATCCTTGACCATTTTGTCCCCCAGCCTCACGATCCCATGGATCATCAGGCTCTCACTTTCTTTGATGAGCCCCTCGGATTTCCCTTCCTCAATCATCGTCTCAAATTCATTCTGGGAGAGGATCTCCGTGGATTTCTTTTTGTTCGGAATCAAAAAACGGCGCAGGATAAAGGTGATCGTCTCTAATAAACGCCTCACCGGACGGAGAATAACGAGCAAACGCCGCGTGGGCGAAGCGATTCTCCGCGAAATATAGAGGGGTTGCTGTAATGCAATCGTTTTCGGGATGATCTCCATGAATACAATCATCACTATTGATATCAGGATGATTACCCACCACTTGGGTATGTGCGGCCAGATTTCCCTCAAAAGAACCCATCCACAGAGGGTTCCGGAAAAATAAGCGAATGTCGTCCCCATCACGATGATACTGATCAAACGCTGGGGCTTTTCCAATAAAACGACCAAGGGTTGCCCCAAACGCGGGTTTTTCTGGCTTAACTGGGCTATTTGATTTGGCTTTAATGACAATAATGAGGCCTCGACCAATGCCATAAAGACACCGATCGCGACACTG
The Verrucomicrobiota bacterium DNA segment above includes these coding regions:
- a CDS encoding hemolysin family protein → MQFDLSHLLILVGLTASVAIGVFMALVEASLLSLKPNQIAQLSQKNPRLGQPLVVLLEKPQRLISIIVMGTTFAYFSGTLCGWVLLREIWPHIPKWWVIILISIVMIVFMEIIPKTIALQQPLYISRRIASPTRRLLVILRPVRRLLETITFILRRFLIPNKKKSTEILSQNEFETMIEEGKSEGLIKESESLMIHGIVRLGDKMVKDLMTPMVDVSGFSDDFQEEKILLTLRKIKHRCVPVYDESPDSVIGMLNTRKFLADRDHDLVSCLEPPIFIPETMKALSLLKQFITHHQRVAIVVDEFGSNSGLITEGDIHEEIFGGVEPDFDRREWLIEKIADGRYLADGTARLDEILDETSFDLDEEGIDTVGGLLQVHFENNVKVGDVLDKNGVKITALKVARNRVLRAMLESGTTPDQEDEYGA